From one Humulus lupulus chromosome 8, drHumLupu1.1, whole genome shotgun sequence genomic stretch:
- the LOC133794808 gene encoding uncharacterized protein LOC133794808, whose product MATVEVSPAPTTLNENETTETIKVEETKPEESSPAVTESAPEPEQEKKEEATETVEEVPATTPAEAPAEVVETKEVEPVEEAKPAEEPVVAEAEKIEVEETQETKQEEAQPAVEAVEEAKEEATETAAEPPTAAPAEEEKEAPTAEAPVEESTEVPIEKEDA is encoded by the exons ATGGCCACTGTTGAG GTTTCACCAGCTCCAACAACACTGAACGAGAACGAGACAACCGAGACGATCAAGGTTGAGGAGACAAAGCCAGAGGAGTCATCACCAGCCGTGACTGAGAGTGCACCAGAACCAGAACAAGAGAAGAAGGAAGAAGCCACAGAGACCGTAGAGGAAGTACCCGCCACCACTCCAGCCGAAGCTCCAGCTGAGGTTGTTGAGACCAAGGAGGTAGAGCCTGTAGAGGAAGCCAAGCCTGCAGAGGAGCCAGTAGTTGCTGAGGCTGAGAAAATAGAGGTTGAAGAGACTCAAGAAACCAAGCAAGAAGAGGCACAGCCTGCAGTTGAAGCCGTTGAGGAAGCCAAAGAAGAGGCCACCGAAACCGCTGCCGAGCCACCAACTGCTGCCCCTGCCGAGGAAGAGAAAGAGGCCCCTACTGCTGAGGCCCCAGTGGAGGAGTCCACTGAAGTTCCGATTGAGAAGGAAGATGCATAG